CGGTTCCGGCCCGGCGCTCGAGATACCCGTTCCCGGAGTCGCTCCACCCTGTCTCGACCTCCTGGTCGTCGTCGGCCTCCCAGTAGGCGAGCGCGACGAACCGGTCGGGGAGCAGCTCAGCGCGTGGCGTCCTCGTCCACGATTCGGGCCGGAGGTCCACGTCGGGAAAGTCGATTGGGTCGACGGTCTTGAGGGGCGGGTCACCCTCGTCGAATCCCTCGCGGAGCGCCCGCTCGAGGTCCTCGTCGTCGCCGACCTTGTGAGGCGACAGCGCCTCGACGACGTAGGCAGCCCGCTCCTCGCCGAACCGCTCGACGCCCTGTGCCCAGACGCGCTCGCGGACCTCCTCGTACCGCTGGCCCGGGTCTTCGGAGAACTCGCCGGCTTCGAACTGCTCGACGATCGACTCCGCCGCCTCGACGGAGTGCTCGTCCGGGAGGGCACTCGGGGACTCGAAGCTCCCGTCCGCGTCCACGAGGGCCTCGGCGGGGACGATGCCGGCGACCCAGAGCTTGACCCAGTACTCCCGTCCCCACGCGTACTCGTCCTCGGTGAGCTGGTCCTCGTGGGTGTCGACGTGCAGCTGCTCGGGGTAGACCCGCACCAGTAGCTCGTCGCCGTCGAACCGCGTCTCGAGGCGGACGGGGAGCATCGCGATGGGGGCACTCCAGTCGAGCTCGACGAGGGCATCGGTCTCGCCGTCGTCGACCAGCGCGGCGTCGGCGTCCGCGAGGGCCGCGACGTGCCGACCGACCGACTGCTCTAGCTTCTGCTTCGTGCCGTCGACGTCGACGATGGCCGACAGCGGCTGGTCCTCGTCCTCCGGTCGTTCGAGCTCCCGGGTCCCGGCGACCGCGAGGTGGGCGAGGTCGACCAGCACGCCGACGACGATGAGCGCCCGGACGTGGGCCTGTCGATCGTCGTCGTCGAGCAGCTCGTCGTACGCCCGGACGACCCCATCGGCCTCCTCCTCGTCCGCGGTTCCGTCGACCGCCTCCTCGACGAACGACAGGAGTTCGTCGGGCAGGCCGCCGTCCTCGAACTGGAGCTGATCGGGAGACGTCACGTCGACGTCCGGCAGTTCGAGCTGTCGGAGGCGCTCTCGCAGGAGCGCCTCGACATCGGCCCCGTCGTACGCCCGCCCGAGGTAGGCGAGGCTGCGGCGGCCCTGGGTGTGACGGCGCAGGAGCCGCGCGAGGTGGGATTCGAGCTGTTCGTCGGACCGCTCGCGCTCGGCCCCCCGGACCACACGCTCGACACGGGTCCGCAAGGTCGACTGCACCATCCGCAGGTCCACGGCAGTCCGTTCGCGACGGTCGAGTTCGTCGCGGAGCTTCTGTACTTCCGTTCGCGTCTGTGTGAGATCGGGTTCGCTGGACATCGTCAGTTGCTCACCCCGTTACCGGACGTCGAGTCGTTACAGTGGACTCCCCCGGTACCGGGGAGCAGGTCGTCGGCGTGGATGGCGATTCGCACCGGGCGCTGCCACGTGATGTACGCCATGTGCGCGCTGTTCAGGCCCCAGGTGGCCTCGTCCTCCTTGTCGAGCGTTGGATCCTGGACCGCATCCGTCGCGCTGTCGGTGACCCACTGGTTGGTCTTCTTCGTCTCCCAGCCCTCCTGACCGGGCACGTCCTTGTAGACGGAGATGTTGTCCTTGCTGTCGAGGGCCGACTTGCTCTCCACGAGGTGGCCCCACGACATGCCGCTCCAGCCGTGTTCGGGGTTCTCGTTCGGCTTGTCGGTGTCCGCGACCCCGGAGCCGTCGTCCGGATCGTCGTACGAGACGCCGTTTGGCCGCTCGCCGATGTCGCCCTGGTTGACGTCCAGTCCGAACCGGACCTCGCCGGGGGCCTCCTCCATCACGAAGAACCAGCCGAGTTCGTCGACGGGGTCGCCGTTCTCGGTCCCGGTGACCCAGCTGTCGCCCGACTCGCCGAGCGACTTCGTGGGCTCTGCCCCCTTCGCCTCGTCCGGCGTGAGGTCGAACCCGAGGAAGTTCACGTCCGGGTCGAGTTCGCCGCGGAAGACGGGGAACCGGTGATAGTCGGTGTCGACCGCGTCGTCGGTCTCCTGCTGGGACGCCCACTCGGGTACCCGCTCGCTGCCGCTCCCGTTCGTCCGGTCGACGCACTTCGCCTTCGTGGCGTAGATGGTCGTCTGGGGGTACCGCCGCAGCAGTTCCCCGCGAATCACGACGACCACGTTTGTGGTCGGCTCGGAGCCCTGCCCGGGATGCTGTGAGCCACCCCCGCCGGCACCGGTCATGATGTTCGACCCCAGCTTGCTCGTGGGCTTCTCGTCCCACGTGTGTATCTCGGTGATGTCCTTGAGGTCGTCGGGGTCGTCGGGCTTGGGGATGCGCGCGCTGGGGTCCCAGAACTGGCGGAAGTACGACCCCCGGCGGTCGGTGGGGAAGCCCCGCCAGAGCAGTTCGTCGGCCATCTCGTGGTTGAGGCCGGTCATGAACGACTCGATGAACTGCGGGTTGGTCGAGAGAGCGCCGAACGTCTCCCGCGGAATCTCCTCGACTCCCGGCAGCAGGTAGTCCTCGGAGACCTCCTTCAGGTCCCGGAACATCGGGTCCGGGAACTCGGGGTAGGCCATGACCCGGTCGAAGGGATCACGCCGGCCCGCCAAGGTGAGGCCACCGAGGCGGCTCTCGGCCCGCTCCCGCAGGGACGTGACCGGGTCGACGGCGTCGGCGACCGACCCGAGGTCCGGTCGCTGGGCGTCGCCGGTCCCGACGTCGGGATCGCAGACGAGGCCGGCACTGTAGTCGTCGTCCGACCCCGTGGCGACGTCGAGGTAGTCCCTGACGTCGGCGATGGCGACGAGCAGGTCGAGGACGTCCGTCTGGGCCTCCCGTGCGTCGTCCGGACCGTACCGGTCGTCCTCGCCGGGGTCGATGAGGTCCCGCTCCGCGATGGCCGCGAGGCGCTCGTACAGCTGCTGAGCCAGCTGTTCCGTGAACTCGTCCGAGACACCCGGCAGGTTGTGGTCGGCTTCCGCCTCGGCTACCGCCACCATCAGGGGTTCCAGCGCGTCAAGGAAGATCCAGACGTCGTTCCACCTGTTCTCCGCCCTCGAAGCGAGTTCGGCGGCCTCGTCCCGGTCGAGTTCCCCGCCGAGTAGCTTGGCGAGCAGGTTGAGGATGTCCTCGCAGACGCCCTCCGTCTTCGAGAGCCGTTTCAGGACCTCGTCCACCTGCGGCCGGTCCTCGTCGTCCTGCTGGTCGTCGTCGTCGCGCTGGCTCTCCAGGCTGGCACAGAGTTCCGCGAGTTCGACGTCGTCCTTCTGGGCGGTGATTCCGCCGGGACCGTCGTCGGACGACACGACGGACGTCCGGCCGTTCACGACGGTTTCGAGGATGCGCCCCGCGTCGACGGTCCTGTCGAGGCGCCCGGCGAGCCGGCCGGACCCGCTGGTGAGCCGCCGGAACGGGGCCGAGGTCAGCGCGCGGGGGACCGACGAGTCCTCGAGGTAGGCGCCGACCGTCCGGCCGTCGGGGGCCAGCACGCGGTCGTGAGCCGGGCCGGTGAACTGCGCGGTCCACCCCGCCGGGGTGTTCTCGAGGCTGCGGACCTTGGTCTCCATCGCCGCCCGCGAGAGCTGGGCCGCCGCGAGCAGCCGGTTAGCCTCGCGAATCTCGCCGACCTGGTCCCAGGCGGAGGCCATCAGCTGCTCCTGGTTGTCCCGTACGATGGAGGTGCCCACGGCCGCCGCGAGCCGGTGGCCGGGGTGGAGGTTGAGCGTCGAGAGCCACTGCTCGTTGCTCGGCGGGGTGTCGGGCAGCGTCGTCGTCTCGGCGTGTCGACCGCCGTAGATCTGTGGGCCGACCACGTCGTAGTCCTCGTCCGTGAACTCCTGGAGGGCTGCGGGCGCGTTGAGGAGCTCCCGGAGCTTCGCCCGCGTCTCTTCGGTGGCGTAGCTGCCGGCGGAGCTGTCCTCCTGACGGAGCGCCCCGCCGAGCCTGACCGTCCGGTCGTCGTCGGGCAGGCCCCAGAGCCCCAGCGAGTCGGGGCCGGGGTCGGTGGCGTCGACCTTCTCGAACCCGATGTCGTACTCCTCGCCGTCGTTCAGGTTCCGGGGCTCCAGCTTGCGGGCGAGGGACTCGAAGTCGCCCGTCTGCCCCGTCGTGAACGTCCAATGGTGGTACACCGGCAGCGTGACGGTCTCGTCGCCACTGCCGCCGTTGACGCTCGTCTTCGTGGGATCCCACGAGAGCGCCATCTTCCCGTCGTCCCGTTCCGGGACCTCCTTGCCGAGGCCCGCCATCCGACCGGCCTCGAAGACGGGGACGACGGCCGCGACGTACTTCGTGCTCCCCTGCAGGTTCCGGGGCGAGACGAGCCGCGAGCGCGTGAGCGTCGACTCCGAGCCGAACGCCTCCTCCAGTGTCCGACCGTCGCTCTCCTCGGACTCCGCCCTGGCCTTCGCGTCCGGGCTGCCGACCGTCTGGGCGTGAGCCCACGCCCACGCCTCGTCGAGGGGCGGGAGCTCCGCCACCGGCGCCTCGATGGACGGCAGGGGCTTCTGGCCGGCGGGTTCGATGCGGGTCTCCTCGGTCCGCTCGACGACGACCAGACAGAGCCAGGGCAGGCCACGACCCTTCGGGTCCGAACTGCTGCCGCCGCCGTTCTGGGTGGTCTGGGTGTCGTCGGCCACCGGGCTGAACACCCACGGGAGATCCGGGGCGTCGAACTCCACCGTCGCGAGGTAGTTCGGCGGGTAGTTCGTGGTGTCCTCCTCGGGCTCGCGGCGCACGACCTGGTTCTGGTCGATGCCGTCGACGTGCTCGGGGCCGTACATGTCGATGGAGACGTTTCGCTCCTCGGCCGGCGTCCCCGGGGCGTCGGGGGTCTCCACGTCGAAGTTCACCGTCAGCGACCCGCCAGCCGTGATCGCCGGCTTGCCCTGTGCGTCGTCGGCCGAGTAGTTCTGGGTGGGCGGGTAGCCACGCCGGACCACCGGGAAGAACCGGTACTTTGTGTCCGAGTCCGTCGAGGCGTCCTGGGGGTCGAAGTCCTCGGGCATCAGGACCCACCTCCCCCGGTGCCGCCGACTTCCTGGACGCCGACCACCTGCAGGTCGTCGCGGGCGACGTCGTTGGTGGTGGCGGCGTACTGGCGCATGGCGTCTCTCGCCTCGACCCGCGTCTGCCCCGACTCGGGGTTGCCGTCGAAGTCGACGCGGCTCAGATCGGACCGCTTGACGACGACGAACTGCTGGTCGTCGACGCCGACCTGCTTGGACGTGTCGTCGGTCCTGTAGGCCGCCTCGCCGCTGGTGCGGGTTGGAGCCGTCGCCACCGCGCTCTGCTCGGCGAGTTCGTTGCTGACCGCGAGATCCAGCCGGGTGTCCCAGGAGTCGTCTATCGCGTCGATGTCGGTCCAGTAGTCCTCGTTCTCCTCGTCGACCACCGACGCCTCGTACTCGAGGGTCGCCCACGACAGCAGCGAGCCGTCGTCCGACCCGGCGTAGTGGACGATGCCGTTCTCGACGGTCCGGCCCGCCGGGAGCATCTCGAAGGCTTTCGACTCCAGCTTCTCCGAATCCGACATCTTCTCGAACTTCGCCGGCGCGAACTTCTCCCTGAGTTCCGTCTGGCTCGACAGGTTCTCCCCCGAGCCCGTGACATCGAGGTCCGAGAGGGCGAACCGCTGGTGCTTGGGCTTCGCGTTGCCGTACTTCTCGATGGGCACCCCGAGCGGGACGACCTGCTGTCGAACGCCCATCTTCCCGAGGGGGTGAGCGAGCAGGGGCCCGGAGCCCTGGGGACCGCCGCCGTCGTCGCTCCCGGCGTTCGGGTCGCGCAGGGTCACGAGGTGGCGACCGCCCTCGGGTTTCTGGACGCTCCAGTTCGCCGGCTTCTCCAGTTCGTCCGCGAGTTCGGTCAGGACGTCGGCAGTCGGGAGCTCCTCCGAGCCACCCGAGGAGCCGAACTTGGCGTCGACCGTTACCGTGACCGAGATGAACAGGATGTCGATGCTGAGTTTGCCCCGGACGCGGTAGGGCTGTGGCCCTTTGAGGGTCCCGTCGAGTTCGAGTCCCAGCCCCTTGCCCTTGATCGTCACCGAGATCTTCGCGTAGAAGTCGACGACGAACTTGAAGGGGTTGAACTTGAACAGCGCGTCGAAGCTCAGCTCCCCGTGGACCGTCGCCGGCCCGAACTCGCCGTGGAGCAGTGCGCCGGCGCCGACCTGGAAGGTGTTCGGCGTCACCGCGACGTAGCCGGTGTACTCCAGCCGGGGGTTGCCGCCGGGTGGCGACAGCGACGCCTTCACGCGGTCGAGTTTCGGGAACCCCTTCGGCGGCGAGTACCGCGGGTGGAACCCGCCGACCGAGAGCATGAACCGCGAGTCGTCGCCCCACGAGGCCCGCATGGCCATGTCGCCGGACAGCGTCCACATCACCAGCCGGGAGTCGTAGAGGGAGGCGTCGATGGCCAGTTGCTTGTTCGGGATGTCGAGAACGCCCACGACGGCGAGGTTGATGTCGATGAGCGCGACCTCCTCGTCGGGCAGGTCGAGCATGAACTTCCCGAGCAGTGCGATCTTCCACGACGGGACGGCGACGAGGACCCCGAGTTCAGCCTTCACGATGACCGGCGTGCCCCAGCCGAGGCGGATCATCGGGCCGAAGACGTGGCGGTCGGCCTTCGGCGGGAAGATGGTCCGCAGGTCCGTGATGATCTGGTCGGAGTTCTCGACGACGTTCTCCGGGAACAGTACCGAGTCGAGATTGCCCGACCGGACCGCCTTGCCGAGTGGCTTCTTCTTGAACCCCCGGTGGACGCCGGCCAGCCCGCCGATACCCGTCATCACGAAGCCGAAGCCGAGCTGGACGGGCGGTAAGTCCGCCGTCACGAGCAACAGCAGCGAGTAACCGTCGGTCCCGGGGACCTTCGTCTTCAGCAGGCCGATGACCTTCAGCCCCCAGTTGCTGAACTGGAGTTCGAGGCCGCCGGCGTAGCGGTGCTTCTCGGGCTCGAATAGCAGGAAGCCGCCGCCCGAGACCGGCCCGGCGTCGATCGAGAGGCCGATACCGTCCGGCGGGCGGAAGCCGAGTTCGACGTCGACTGGGCCGAGGTTGCCGTCCTGGCCCTCCGGGAAGGAGAGGTCGGCCTGGACGCCCATCCGCTTGACGTTGCCCGCAAGCGGGCCCAGCGTGATCGACGGCGAGGTGGCCGCCTCGACGGCGACGTCGCTGTCCTCGCTCGTCGGGTCGACCGCGAGGTACAGCTCCGAGATGCTCGCGAACCCGAGGTCCAACTGCATCGGGATAGTCGCCTCGATGGCCCCCCCACCCTCGAAGTACAGGCTGTCCTTCGTCGAGTACCCGACCGTCGCGCCGAAGTCGAACTCGACATCGTCCGTGAGAACCTTCTCGAGGAAGCCCCCGGACGGCGAGACGACGAACCGCCCGGAGGTCGGCAGCTCCACCTTGAAGATCACGTCCTCGCCCTTGTAGTCGACGACGGCGTTCGCCCCCGCCGACAGCATGTCGAGGCGCGTCCCGTCGGGCTTGCCCAGGAGGGTCGTCGAGCCGTCGCCCGAGCCGGTGTACTCCAGCCCGGCCTCACCGTGGAGCTTCGCGGGCGGGGAGCCCGAGTCGAGGTTCACCATGCGGGTGTTCAGCGAGCCGCCGCTCGTGGGCTGGACGCCGAACCCGCGGTTGCCGATCTCGCCCGAGCCGGAGACGTTGAACGTGAAACTCCCGAGTGGTACTTCCGTGCCGGAGCCGACGCGACCGAACGGGACGATGGCCACCCCCGGGAGCGCGTCGGTCTTCGCCGGCAGCGGCACGAGCTTGAACCCCGCGACGATGCGGGTCCCGTTCTCCGAGTATGAGATGATGGGCACCCGCAGCTGCGGGTCGAGGTCCGCCTCACTCTCGACCGACAGGTTCGCGATGTCGTTCACGCCGGTGAGCTGTTCGACCTGCCCGGACGGCGGCCCCTCGATGGACGCCGGCACGCCGAGGTCCCAGAACGCCTCCTTGAGGTAGTACAGCACCACGAACGCGAGGAAGTCCTCCTGGTCCGAACCCCAGTTGAAGACCTCCTTGGGTACCTTCGCGGGGTTCTTCGCCGCCATGGGGAAGATAGAGAGATCGAGGTCGCCCGCGCCGGGTCCGTCGCTCTGCTCGATGACCCCGAGGAGCGACATGTAGCTGTGGACGCTCCGGTGGTAGTTCTGGAGGTAGGTGACCAGCAGGTGGTCCAGCAGTAGCTTGCCCAGCTTGTCGACCTCGACCTCGACGTTCTGGAACTGGATGTCGTCGAGGGTCCGCAGGCCCTCGAAGACGCTCGCGACGGCCTCGATGACCGCCGGGAGGTCGTCGACGGACGGCTCGTCGGCCAGCACTGTCTTCGCGAGGACTCCCGCCGGTTCGGCGATGGCCGAATCGAGCGCGGAAGCCAGCTTGTCGGCCTCCTCGCCCGCGACGGCCTCGTCGAACCCCGCCTCGGAGAGGAAGTCGGCGACCCCTTCGGGCCCCTCCTCGGCCGCGTTCGCGATGGGTTCGACCGTCCGTCCGAGTTCCCGCGCGAGCAGTTCGGTGGTGTCCGGCTGCTCGCCGTCGGAGCCGCTCATGCTGGCCCCCGTCGACGTCGGGGGCCGTCGAACCTCCGTCCGGGACCTCGCCGGTTCCGCTCAGTAGAATCGGTCACGGGTCCCTCCTCGCTGCCCCTCGGAGGGCCGGTGGTCGGATCGAGAATCGGCCGACTGCTCGGCACCGAAGCCGAAAACGTCCGTCCTCCCTGGCGACCACCACGCCCGTTCGACGTTATCGACTGGCATACCTGTTACTCAAAGAGAATGAACTTAATTCTTTCCAAGGTTGATCCCGGTCCGTTGAGCAACGGCGCGTCGTTGAGTTTAGTCCGGAAGACGGTCCGATTCATCGGAATATCGTCGGAACTGGGGGGTTGTGGCGGGCCCCGGGCCACCGCTTCCCCGTCCGAACGGTGAGTCCAAGGCAGGGAGGGGCACCGCCGTCGTCACACGGAGGTACCGGTGTACACGAGGTTACTGAAGGAGGTCCAGCCGATGAGCTGATCGCCCGGCGTGGCGACCTTGGCTATCTTGGACCCGTCGGGACCGTTCCGCGCCTCCTTGTACTGGACGTATATGCCCCAGCTCAGCTCCCAGTACCCGTCTACGTCGTCGTCGTCACTCTCCGCGTAATGAACGTCCACGCTGTCCTCCCAGAAGGACCGCAGCGGGTTGCTCTCGTCAGTCGCGGGCTGCAGGTCCTCATCCGGCGTGTCCGGCTTCGGCTCCCGGAGCCACGCGGCGCGGCTGTCCACGCCGTAGATGCCACCCTCGACCTCGGTCCCGGCTTCAGCCGGGGCGGTTGGACAGTTCTCGAAGTACTCGGCTGGCTGCTCGTCGTCCGGACTCAGTCCCCGGAAGTCGTTGTGGTGTTCGTTCGCGTCCGCTTTCGCGTCCTCCGGTGCGTCGCTGTACGCCCACGCGTCCCCGGCGTCTCCGATCCACGGGTACGGCTTGATGTCGACGTGGAAGTTGTTCCACTGGCCGCCCACACCGGTCCGGGGGTCGCAGGGGTTGACGCCTTCGGGGCTGATGTCGTTGTAGTTCTCGTCGACGAGGGCGTGAAGCGCCATCTTCGCCAGCTCGACCTGGTCGAACCCCGGATTCCGGTCCGGGGAGAGGTTGGCCTCGTTCGTCCACCCGAGCACGTTGCCGCTCCGGTCCTGGACCTTGACCACCGAGTCCCCGTCCGGGTTCGTGGCGCTGTCCCCTGTCTCCTCGACCTCGGTCCCCTTCGTTATCTTCCAGATGTCGGTATCAGTGTGTTGGGTGACCGATCCGGGAGGGCTGTCCCCGTACCAGTTACTGTACGCCGAAACGTTCACGATGTCCTGGGTGAACGTGTCGTACGCGGGGTCCGCGTCGGGGTCCCGGAGGTACGCCTTGTCGTTATCGATCACCTGGTACGTCGTCGACGCGAAGTCGATGTCCGCCCCGCGCCCGGAGCAGTGCTCGCTCCGCGTCAGGTCCTTGTAGACCGGGTCCGACTGGTCCGAGAGGGTCAGTTTCCACTCGTAGTCCTCTGTGTCGCCGTCGCCGTCCGTGTCGACGCTGTGTGGCCCGGGCTCCATGCTGTCGATGGTGCTCTCGTCGTCCGGCCAGTCGTACGTGTCGCCCTCCCGGTTGTACTCCCAGTGCCGGTACCCCGATCCGATCCTGAGTGAGTACTCTTCGTCGGCGGCGGCTTGTTCGTCGTTGACGTGCTCGCGTAGCTGCTCCAGGTAGCGGACGAAC
Above is a window of Haloarcula halophila DNA encoding:
- a CDS encoding DUF6603 domain-containing protein produces the protein MSGSDGEQPDTTELLARELGRTVEPIANAAEEGPEGVADFLSEAGFDEAVAGEEADKLASALDSAIAEPAGVLAKTVLADEPSVDDLPAVIEAVASVFEGLRTLDDIQFQNVEVEVDKLGKLLLDHLLVTYLQNYHRSVHSYMSLLGVIEQSDGPGAGDLDLSIFPMAAKNPAKVPKEVFNWGSDQEDFLAFVVLYYLKEAFWDLGVPASIEGPPSGQVEQLTGVNDIANLSVESEADLDPQLRVPIISYSENGTRIVAGFKLVPLPAKTDALPGVAIVPFGRVGSGTEVPLGSFTFNVSGSGEIGNRGFGVQPTSGGSLNTRMVNLDSGSPPAKLHGEAGLEYTGSGDGSTTLLGKPDGTRLDMLSAGANAVVDYKGEDVIFKVELPTSGRFVVSPSGGFLEKVLTDDVEFDFGATVGYSTKDSLYFEGGGAIEATIPMQLDLGFASISELYLAVDPTSEDSDVAVEAATSPSITLGPLAGNVKRMGVQADLSFPEGQDGNLGPVDVELGFRPPDGIGLSIDAGPVSGGGFLLFEPEKHRYAGGLELQFSNWGLKVIGLLKTKVPGTDGYSLLLLVTADLPPVQLGFGFVMTGIGGLAGVHRGFKKKPLGKAVRSGNLDSVLFPENVVENSDQIITDLRTIFPPKADRHVFGPMIRLGWGTPVIVKAELGVLVAVPSWKIALLGKFMLDLPDEEVALIDINLAVVGVLDIPNKQLAIDASLYDSRLVMWTLSGDMAMRASWGDDSRFMLSVGGFHPRYSPPKGFPKLDRVKASLSPPGGNPRLEYTGYVAVTPNTFQVGAGALLHGEFGPATVHGELSFDALFKFNPFKFVVDFYAKISVTIKGKGLGLELDGTLKGPQPYRVRGKLSIDILFISVTVTVDAKFGSSGGSEELPTADVLTELADELEKPANWSVQKPEGGRHLVTLRDPNAGSDDGGGPQGSGPLLAHPLGKMGVRQQVVPLGVPIEKYGNAKPKHQRFALSDLDVTGSGENLSSQTELREKFAPAKFEKMSDSEKLESKAFEMLPAGRTVENGIVHYAGSDDGSLLSWATLEYEASVVDEENEDYWTDIDAIDDSWDTRLDLAVSNELAEQSAVATAPTRTSGEAAYRTDDTSKQVGVDDQQFVVVKRSDLSRVDFDGNPESGQTRVEARDAMRQYAATTNDVARDDLQVVGVQEVGGTGGGGS